The following are from one region of the Klebsiella aerogenes genome:
- a CDS encoding HupE/UreJ family protein produces MRKYYILLLCLIATPALAHPGHGVLTFNDGFLHPLTGIDHLLMLSSVGILSAKIGQPGRFICGALLAMFSGSLVGHYIGDFTGMEPLINISVFVACGVILCAAHGRTIWLVPFLLTVHGWAHGVEGSSGDAFYIFTAGFLLASGGLLFGCHFLGKFVYRYSSLRKFVGVGGIIMMTMNVLSQ; encoded by the coding sequence ATGAGAAAGTATTATATTTTATTGCTTTGTTTAATAGCGACACCGGCGCTTGCACATCCAGGACATGGAGTTTTAACCTTTAATGATGGTTTTCTCCATCCATTGACCGGCATAGACCACCTACTTATGCTCTCGTCCGTTGGTATTCTTTCTGCAAAGATTGGGCAGCCTGGGCGCTTCATCTGTGGAGCATTACTTGCCATGTTCAGTGGGTCGTTAGTTGGTCATTATATCGGCGATTTTACCGGTATGGAACCGTTGATAAATATCTCAGTTTTTGTTGCCTGTGGTGTCATTTTATGTGCAGCACATGGACGAACCATCTGGCTTGTCCCCTTCTTATTAACGGTTCATGGCTGGGCCCACGGCGTTGAAGGCAGTTCCGGAGATGCTTTCTATATATTTACCGCAGGTTTTCTACTTGCTAGCGGAGGGCTACTTTTTGGTTGCCATTTTCTCGGGAAATTTGTTTATCGCTATTCCTCGTTACGTAAGTTCGTGGGTGTCGGCGGGATAATCATGATGACAATGAACGTCTTGAGTCAGTGA
- a CDS encoding fructuronate reductase: protein MEQNIANGPVSVARPQWDRSRLVSRIVHLGCGAFHRAHQALFTHHLLECSDSDWGICEVNLRSGNGARLIENLNAQNLLYSVAERGAETTELKIIGAMKEALHPEFDGCDGILKAMARTETAIVSLTVTEKGYCTDAASGELDLNNPLIQHDIAHPHQPKTAIGYIVEALDMRRQQGLKAFTVLSCDNLRENGHVARVAVMRLARTRSSVLAAWIAQNVTFPCTMVDRIVPAATEETRQLIAEQLGVYDPCGIACEPFRQWVIEDNFVNGRPEWDKVGVQFVEDVVPFEMMKLRMLNGSHSFLAYIGYLGGYETIADAMTNPAYQRAAQALMLNEQAPTLTMPGNTDLPVYASLLVSRFSNPSLRHRTWQIAMDGSQKLPQRLLDSIRFHLTQGTEHRHLVLGVAGWMRYVAGIDEQGHKIEVVDPLLARYQAIHQQFKTVPERVRALLDIDSVFGADLPVNKMFVNSLTDACIQFEQLGARVMIDSLP from the coding sequence ATGGAACAGAATATAGCCAACGGACCAGTGTCCGTCGCCCGACCGCAATGGGACAGGTCTCGTCTGGTTTCCCGTATCGTTCACCTGGGGTGCGGGGCGTTTCATCGGGCACACCAGGCGTTATTTACTCACCATTTGCTGGAGTGCAGCGACAGCGATTGGGGAATTTGCGAAGTTAACCTGAGGTCAGGTAATGGTGCGCGCCTGATAGAAAACCTGAATGCGCAAAATCTGTTGTATTCCGTCGCAGAGCGCGGCGCGGAGACGACTGAGCTGAAAATCATCGGTGCCATGAAAGAGGCGTTGCACCCTGAATTTGATGGGTGCGATGGTATCCTGAAGGCGATGGCACGCACGGAGACGGCTATTGTTTCCCTGACGGTGACCGAAAAGGGTTACTGCACGGATGCCGCAAGCGGCGAACTGGATCTGAACAATCCGCTGATTCAGCACGACATCGCGCATCCACATCAACCTAAGACGGCTATTGGCTACATTGTTGAAGCGCTAGACATGCGTCGCCAGCAAGGGCTGAAAGCCTTTACTGTTCTGTCATGTGATAACCTGCGCGAGAATGGCCATGTCGCCAGAGTGGCGGTGATGAGATTGGCTCGAACGCGATCATCGGTACTGGCAGCCTGGATTGCGCAGAACGTGACCTTCCCGTGTACCATGGTTGACCGTATTGTACCGGCGGCGACAGAAGAAACTCGGCAACTGATTGCAGAGCAGCTTGGGGTGTACGATCCCTGCGGTATTGCCTGTGAGCCTTTTCGTCAGTGGGTGATTGAGGATAACTTCGTCAACGGCCGACCTGAGTGGGATAAAGTCGGCGTGCAGTTTGTCGAAGACGTCGTACCGTTTGAAATGATGAAGCTGCGTATGCTGAACGGTAGCCACTCTTTCCTGGCATATATTGGTTACCTGGGTGGTTACGAGACTATCGCAGATGCCATGACTAACCCGGCATACCAGCGGGCGGCTCAGGCGTTGATGCTAAATGAACAGGCACCGACGCTGACGATGCCGGGAAACACTGACCTGCCAGTCTATGCCAGCCTGCTCGTCTCCCGCTTTAGCAATCCTTCGCTCAGGCATCGCACCTGGCAGATTGCGATGGACGGCAGTCAGAAGCTTCCGCAGCGTCTGCTTGATTCCATTCGATTCCATTTAACACAGGGCACCGAGCATCGTCACCTCGTACTGGGGGTTGCCGGGTGGATGCGCTACGTTGCGGGTATTGACGAGCAGGGACACAAAATAGAGGTTGTTGATCCGCTACTGGCCCGGTATCAGGCGATCCATCAGCAATTTAAAACGGTGCCGGAACGGGTACGTGCATTGCTGGATATTGATTCTGTCTTTGGCGCCGACCTTCCCGTCAATAAGATGTTTGTGAACTCGCTCACGGATGCCTGTATTCAGTTTGAGCAGCTCGGTGCTCGCGTCATGATCGATTCGCTACCTTGA
- a CDS encoding HAD-IA family hydrolase — protein MASHIDNTLFGGKRFAAFLFDMDGTILTSLGIAERIWGEWAVRHGIAPESFLPTIHGVRATETIARQNLPDVDVWAEAQSITEAEIADVNGVEAIEGVRAFLLSLPVDRWAVVTSAPLALAQRRIEAANLPLPRIIVAAEDVVQGKPSPEGYLLAATKLGVNASDCLVFEDAPAGVKAGNSAGSQIMVIISSNGHQNKALTDYTGVVNYSGIFADTNNEGIQLRQTDVLFARS, from the coding sequence TTGGCTTCACATATAGACAATACCCTGTTTGGCGGTAAACGTTTTGCCGCATTCCTCTTCGATATGGATGGGACGATTCTGACCTCTCTCGGTATTGCAGAGCGTATCTGGGGGGAATGGGCCGTACGCCACGGGATTGCTCCTGAATCATTTCTGCCAACAATTCATGGTGTTCGCGCAACAGAAACCATTGCCAGACAAAATCTCCCGGACGTTGATGTGTGGGCAGAAGCACAGTCGATTACGGAAGCAGAAATAGCTGATGTTAACGGTGTTGAGGCAATTGAGGGGGTTCGGGCATTTTTGTTATCACTGCCTGTAGACCGATGGGCCGTGGTCACATCTGCCCCACTGGCGCTGGCTCAGCGCCGGATTGAAGCGGCTAATCTCCCCCTGCCCCGGATAATTGTTGCAGCAGAAGATGTTGTTCAGGGTAAGCCATCACCCGAAGGTTACCTGCTGGCAGCGACAAAATTAGGCGTGAATGCGAGTGACTGTCTGGTATTTGAAGATGCACCAGCAGGTGTCAAAGCTGGCAATTCCGCGGGTTCGCAGATTATGGTCATTATCAGCAGCAATGGTCACCAGAACAAGGCACTGACTGATTATACTGGCGTGGTGAATTACTCTGGCATCTTTGCTGATACTAACAATGAGGGAATTCAGCTACGGCAAACAGATGTTTTGTTTGCGCGTTCCTGA
- a CDS encoding FAD-dependent oxidoreductase: MAAAARLESHLKSLANKPASCARNTFAVSGAGFTDLEIFAELPSRLHEILGQDIDVQIILVERNREIGEGLGDGPRPFIVDALTELGVTWKMGSGVAEISEQGVRLENGEFINADTVIWTTGARARTTNSGCGVTVISFNFGGRMLCACFCFCKKHTYLSAEKKYPVYLSAPARKQGFTYATPSSDSDTPLAVYRADRCIPRTIRSVCC, translated from the coding sequence ATTGCTGCGGCAGCACGTCTGGAATCTCACCTGAAATCGCTGGCAAATAAACCCGCCAGTTGCGCGCGAAACACCTTCGCAGTGTCCGGGGCAGGCTTTACCGATCTGGAAATTTTCGCAGAACTCCCGTCCCGTTTACATGAAATTCTCGGGCAAGACATTGATGTCCAGATCATTCTTGTAGAGCGTAATCGTGAAATCGGTGAGGGACTGGGTGACGGTCCGCGACCTTTTATTGTTGATGCGCTGACAGAATTGGGTGTTACCTGGAAGATGGGTTCAGGCGTGGCAGAGATCAGCGAACAGGGTGTCAGGCTGGAAAATGGCGAATTCATCAATGCTGACACCGTTATCTGGACTACCGGAGCCCGCGCCAGAACAACAAATTCCGGATGTGGTGTAACCGTTATTTCCTTTAACTTCGGCGGGCGCATGCTATGCGCCTGTTTTTGTTTCTGCAAGAAACATACTTACCTGAGTGCAGAGAAGAAATACCCGGTATACCTCTCTGCACCTGCCAGAAAACAGGGATTCACTTATGCCACACCATCCTCAGATTCCGACACCCCTCTTGCTGTTTATCGTGCTGATCGGTGCATTCCTCGGACAATTCGATCTGTTTGTTGTTAA
- the potE gene encoding putrescine-ornithine antiporter — MSKSSNKMGVVQLTILTMVNMMGSGIIMLPTKLAEVGTISIISWLVTAVGSMALAWAFAKCGMFSRKSGGMGGYAEYAFGKSGNFMANYTYGVSLLIANVAIAISAVGYGTELFGATLSPVQIGLATIGVLWICTVANFGGARITGQISSITVWGVIIPVVGLCIIGWFWFSPTMYVESWNPHHVPFFGAVGSSIAMTLWAFLGLESACANTDVVENPERNVPIAVLGGTLGAAVIYIISTNVIAGIVPNMDLANSTAPFGLAFAQMFTPGVGKVIMGLMVMSCCGSLLGWQFTIAQVFKSSSDEGYFPKIFSRVSASGAPIQGMLTIVILQTGLSLMTISPSLNNQFNVLVNLAVVTNIIPYILSMAALVIIQKVANVEPTKARSANVIAFIGAVYSFYALYSSGEEAMLYGAIVTFMGWTLYGLVSPRFELKNKHS, encoded by the coding sequence ATGAGCAAATCCAGTAACAAGATGGGCGTGGTACAGCTCACCATCTTAACCATGGTCAACATGATGGGCTCCGGCATCATCATGTTGCCCACCAAGCTGGCGGAGGTGGGAACGATCTCCATCATTTCCTGGCTGGTGACGGCGGTAGGCTCGATGGCGCTGGCGTGGGCCTTCGCCAAATGCGGGATGTTCAGCCGCAAATCGGGCGGGATGGGCGGCTACGCCGAGTACGCATTCGGTAAGTCTGGCAACTTTATGGCCAACTATACCTACGGCGTTTCTCTGCTGATCGCCAACGTCGCGATCGCCATTTCCGCCGTAGGTTACGGTACCGAGCTGTTCGGCGCCACCTTGTCGCCCGTGCAGATTGGCCTGGCGACCATCGGGGTGCTGTGGATTTGTACCGTAGCGAACTTCGGCGGCGCGCGCATTACCGGCCAAATCAGTAGCATCACCGTATGGGGCGTAATCATTCCGGTCGTCGGCTTATGCATTATCGGCTGGTTCTGGTTTAGCCCGACGATGTACGTCGAATCCTGGAACCCGCACCACGTGCCGTTCTTCGGCGCCGTCGGCTCATCAATTGCTATGACGCTGTGGGCCTTCCTCGGTCTGGAATCCGCTTGTGCTAACACGGATGTGGTAGAAAATCCGGAGCGTAATGTCCCGATTGCCGTCCTCGGCGGTACCCTCGGCGCGGCGGTTATCTATATCATCTCGACCAACGTGATTGCCGGGATCGTGCCGAACATGGACCTGGCTAACTCCACCGCGCCGTTTGGTCTGGCGTTTGCCCAGATGTTCACCCCTGGCGTAGGTAAAGTGATTATGGGGCTGATGGTGATGTCCTGCTGCGGTTCGCTGCTCGGCTGGCAATTCACCATCGCGCAGGTGTTTAAATCATCGTCTGACGAAGGCTACTTCCCGAAAATCTTCTCCCGCGTCTCAGCGTCCGGCGCGCCGATTCAGGGGATGCTGACCATTGTGATCCTGCAAACTGGTTTATCGCTGATGACCATTAGCCCGTCGTTGAACAACCAGTTCAACGTGCTGGTTAACCTGGCGGTGGTGACCAACATCATTCCGTACATTCTGTCGATGGCCGCGCTGGTCATTATTCAGAAAGTGGCTAACGTGGAACCAACCAAAGCGCGCTCCGCCAACGTGATTGCCTTCATCGGTGCGGTATACAGCTTCTATGCGTTGTACTCTTCCGGCGAAGAAGCCATGCTCTACGGCGCTATCGTGACCTTTATGGGCTGGACATTGTACGGCCTGGTATCACCGCGTTTTGAACTGAAAAATAAACACAGCTAA
- the speF gene encoding ornithine decarboxylase SpeF gives MTDLKIAVSRTCPNCFSTQRNIVNTTETNFIDVAAVVLTLEDIECGKLDELKATGYNIPVFIAINKEEVVPAEYLSSVQGVFEHDETRNDFYGRQLESAAHKYETELRPPFFSALVDYVKQGNSAFDCPGHQGGEFFRRHPAGNQFVEYFGETLFRSDLCNADVAMGDLLIHEGAPCIAQQHAAKVFNADKTYFVLNGTSSSNKVVLNALLTPGDLVLFDRNNHKSNHHGALLQAGATPVYLETARNPYGFIGGIDAHCFEERYLRELVAEVAPNRQQDARPFRLAVIQLGTYDGTIYNARQVVDKIGHLCDYILFDSAWVGYEQFIPMMADCSPLLLDLNENDPGILVTQSVHKQQAGFSQTSQIHKKDSHIKGQQRYVPHKRLNNAFMMHASTSPFYPLFAALDINAKMHEGESGRNMWMDCVMNGIKARKLILESCKHIRPFVPKMVDGKPWQSYETAQIAVDLRFFEFGPGERWHAFDGYAEHQYFVDPCKLLLTTPGINTASGEYESFGVPATILANFLRENGVVPEKCDLNSILFLLTPAEDMAKLQQLVALLARFDKLLDSDAPLQEVLPSIYQQHKERYAGYTLRQLCQEMHDLYARHNVKQLQKEMFRKDHFPRVVMNPQDANYAYLRGQVDLVPLPRAEGRVAAEGALPYPPGVLCVVPGEVWGGAVLQYFTALEEGINLLPGFAPELQGVYIQEHDGRKQVWCYVIAEGKKQSALLKGETV, from the coding sequence ATGACTGATTTAAAAATTGCCGTTAGCCGTACATGTCCAAACTGTTTTTCTACCCAACGAAATATTGTCAACACAACAGAAACCAACTTTATTGATGTAGCCGCGGTGGTATTAACCCTGGAGGATATCGAGTGTGGTAAACTCGATGAATTAAAAGCTACCGGGTATAACATTCCGGTATTTATCGCCATTAATAAAGAAGAGGTTGTCCCGGCCGAATACCTGTCTTCGGTACAGGGGGTCTTTGAGCACGACGAAACCCGCAACGACTTCTATGGCCGCCAGCTGGAATCCGCCGCGCATAAATATGAAACCGAGTTGCGTCCGCCGTTCTTTAGCGCGCTGGTCGATTACGTCAAACAGGGCAATAGCGCCTTTGACTGTCCGGGGCACCAGGGCGGCGAGTTCTTCCGCCGTCACCCAGCCGGTAATCAGTTCGTCGAGTATTTTGGCGAAACCCTGTTCCGCTCAGATCTGTGCAACGCCGACGTCGCCATGGGCGATCTACTGATCCACGAAGGGGCGCCATGTATCGCCCAGCAGCACGCAGCGAAAGTGTTTAATGCTGATAAAACCTACTTCGTTCTCAACGGCACCTCCTCTTCCAACAAAGTGGTGCTCAACGCGCTGCTGACCCCAGGCGATCTGGTGCTGTTCGACCGTAACAACCACAAATCCAACCACCACGGCGCGCTGCTGCAAGCCGGGGCCACACCGGTATATCTGGAAACCGCGCGTAACCCGTACGGCTTTATCGGCGGTATCGACGCCCACTGCTTCGAAGAACGCTATCTGCGCGAACTGGTGGCAGAAGTGGCGCCGAATCGCCAACAGGACGCCCGCCCGTTCCGCCTGGCGGTCATTCAGTTAGGCACCTATGACGGGACGATTTACAACGCCCGTCAGGTGGTCGATAAAATTGGTCATCTGTGTGATTACATCCTGTTTGACTCCGCGTGGGTCGGCTATGAGCAGTTCATTCCGATGATGGCCGATTGCTCACCGCTGCTGCTGGATCTGAATGAAAACGATCCGGGCATTCTGGTGACCCAATCCGTGCACAAACAGCAGGCCGGTTTCTCCCAGACCTCGCAAATCCATAAAAAAGATAGCCATATCAAAGGTCAGCAGCGCTATGTCCCGCACAAGCGTCTCAATAACGCCTTTATGATGCACGCCTCCACCAGCCCGTTCTATCCGCTGTTTGCCGCGCTGGATATCAACGCCAAAATGCACGAAGGCGAAAGCGGCCGTAACATGTGGATGGACTGCGTGATGAACGGCATCAAGGCGCGTAAGCTGATCCTCGAAAGTTGCAAGCACATCCGTCCGTTCGTACCGAAAATGGTCGATGGTAAACCATGGCAGTCGTATGAAACCGCGCAAATCGCTGTTGACCTGCGCTTCTTCGAATTTGGCCCAGGCGAACGCTGGCACGCCTTTGACGGTTATGCCGAACATCAGTACTTCGTCGATCCGTGCAAACTGCTGCTCACCACGCCGGGTATCAACACCGCCAGCGGCGAATATGAATCCTTCGGCGTACCGGCCACCATTCTCGCCAACTTCCTGCGTGAAAACGGCGTAGTGCCGGAAAAATGTGACCTCAACTCTATTCTGTTCCTGCTGACGCCAGCGGAAGACATGGCCAAGCTGCAACAGTTGGTCGCCCTACTGGCGCGCTTTGATAAGCTGCTCGACTCCGATGCGCCGTTGCAGGAAGTTCTGCCGTCTATCTACCAGCAGCACAAAGAGCGCTATGCCGGTTATACCCTGCGCCAGCTGTGCCAGGAAATGCACGATCTGTATGCCCGTCACAACGTGAAACAGCTGCAAAAAGAGATGTTCCGTAAAGATCACTTCCCACGCGTCGTGATGAACCCGCAAGACGCCAACTACGCCTATCTGCGCGGCCAGGTTGACCTGGTGCCGCTGCCGCGCGCTGAAGGCCGCGTGGCCGCTGAAGGTGCCCTGCCTTACCCGCCGGGCGTGCTGTGCGTCGTCCCGGGCGAAGTCTGGGGCGGTGCGGTTCTGCAGTACTTCACCGCGCTTGAAGAAGGGATCAACCTGCTGCCGGGCTTCGCGCCGGAACTACAGGGGGTTTATATCCAGGAGCACGATGGCCGCAAACAGGTCTGGTGCTATGTCATCGCTGAAGGCAAGAAACAAAGCGCGCTGCTGAAAGGGGAAACAGTATGA
- the speFL gene encoding leader peptide SpeFL has product MENNNRMMPHIRRTTHIMMFAHRNSFDFHFFNAR; this is encoded by the coding sequence ATGGAAAACAATAATAGGATGATGCCACATATAAGGCGGACAACACATATTATGATGTTTGCCCACCGTAACAGCTTCGATTTTCATTTCTTTAATGCCCGCTAG
- a CDS encoding peptide MFS transporter, translating to MHSSVNKNESRTFFGHPYPLGSLFFTEMWERFSFYGIRPLLILFMAATVYDGGMGLARENASAIVGIFAGAMYLAALPGGWLADNWLGQQKAVWYGSILIALGHLSIALSAWMGNNLFFIGLMFIVLGSGLFKTCISVMVGTLYKKGDSRRDGGFSLFYMGINMGSFIAPLISGWLIKSHGWHWGFGIGGIGMLVALVIFRLFAVPAMKRYDSEVGLDSTWNSPVAKKNGVGAWLLALAVGVAVVITLIAQGVIVINPVAVASMLVYVITASVVLYFIYLFVFAGLSRKERARLLVCFILLVSAAFFWSAFEQKPTSFNLFANDYTNRMIGDFEIPAVWFQSINALFIILLAPVFSWAWPAMARKNVRPSSITKFVVGILCAAAGFGLMMLAAQNVLSNGGAGVSPLWLVGSILMLTLGELCLSPIGLATMTLLAPERMRGQMMGLWFCASALGNLAAGLIGGHVKADQLDMLPDLFARCSTALLICAAVLCVLIVPVRRMLENSKSAEQKPATNAL from the coding sequence ATGCATTCCTCTGTTAACAAAAATGAAAGTCGGACTTTCTTTGGTCACCCTTATCCTCTGGGTTCGCTGTTCTTCACTGAAATGTGGGAGCGGTTCTCGTTTTATGGCATTCGTCCCTTACTGATCCTGTTTATGGCGGCCACTGTTTATGACGGCGGCATGGGGCTGGCGCGTGAAAACGCATCGGCTATCGTCGGTATCTTCGCGGGGGCGATGTATCTGGCGGCCTTGCCGGGCGGTTGGCTGGCGGATAACTGGCTGGGCCAGCAGAAAGCGGTTTGGTATGGCTCGATTCTGATTGCGCTGGGCCACTTGTCGATCGCCCTGTCGGCGTGGATGGGCAACAATCTGTTCTTTATCGGTCTGATGTTTATCGTGCTTGGTTCCGGCCTGTTTAAAACCTGTATCTCGGTGATGGTCGGTACGCTGTATAAGAAAGGCGATAGCCGTCGGGACGGCGGTTTCTCGCTGTTCTATATGGGTATCAATATGGGGTCGTTTATCGCGCCGCTGATTTCCGGCTGGCTGATTAAATCCCATGGCTGGCACTGGGGCTTTGGCATTGGCGGTATCGGGATGCTGGTAGCACTGGTGATTTTCCGTCTGTTTGCGGTACCGGCGATGAAGCGTTACGACAGCGAAGTCGGCCTTGATTCTACCTGGAATAGCCCGGTGGCGAAGAAAAACGGCGTTGGTGCCTGGCTGCTGGCGCTGGCGGTTGGTGTGGCGGTGGTGATTACTCTGATTGCCCAGGGCGTGATTGTGATTAACCCGGTTGCCGTCGCCAGTATGCTGGTGTACGTGATTACCGCGTCGGTGGTGCTTTACTTCATCTACCTGTTCGTCTTTGCCGGACTGAGCCGTAAAGAACGCGCGCGTCTATTGGTCTGCTTTATTCTGCTGGTTTCCGCCGCATTCTTCTGGTCGGCATTCGAGCAAAAACCGACGTCCTTTAACCTGTTTGCTAACGACTATACCAATCGTATGATCGGCGATTTTGAAATCCCGGCGGTGTGGTTCCAGTCGATTAACGCCCTGTTTATTATTCTGCTGGCGCCGGTATTCAGTTGGGCGTGGCCAGCGATGGCGCGTAAAAACGTGCGTCCAAGCAGTATTACCAAGTTTGTTGTCGGTATTCTGTGCGCCGCGGCGGGCTTCGGCCTGATGATGTTGGCGGCGCAGAACGTGCTGAGCAACGGTGGGGCGGGCGTGTCGCCGCTGTGGCTGGTGGGCAGTATTCTGATGCTGACGCTGGGCGAGTTGTGTCTGAGCCCGATTGGCCTGGCAACCATGACCCTGCTGGCGCCGGAAAGAATGCGTGGCCAGATGATGGGGCTGTGGTTCTGCGCCAGCGCGCTGGGTAACCTGGCGGCAGGCCTGATTGGCGGCCACGTGAAGGCTGACCAACTGGATATGCTGCCGGATCTGTTTGCCCGTTGCTCAACGGCGTTGCTGATCTGTGCCGCAGTGTTGTGTGTGCTGATCGTGCCGGTGCGCCGCATGCTGGAAAACAGCAAGTCCGCCGAGCAGAAACCGGCGACCAATGCCTTATAG
- a CDS encoding MdtP family multidrug efflux transporter outer membrane subunit, whose amino-acid sequence MDAAARFLRYSPLAFVMSLLAGCALIQDDPGEVPLVNPQQAQLAQVIHLANSGWPAARWWEGYHDPQLNMLVNRALQNSPTMQAARLRIAQSQSTVELAQSAMGVQATAVAAQNRLRVTDKSFSWPYSYSLPVDKNGPWYTLNTVGVGATLNIDLWGADRARVAAAIGEKNARQAETAGIELDLASSVAQLYFAMQATFQKIVLLQQLEEIAQLSVQAHERRAQRGVEDSVDIANAQAERLGAQQQVITARGTLIQYRETLRALIGADAQSMPAIHPVALPALQETLPDSLSFELLARRPDLQALRGYVTASMSQVDAAKAAFYPHFDIKAFWGYNALSVGDLFKSSFQQINLLPGLYLPIFDGGRLNANLKSVRTASNILIKQYNQAVLDAVRDVAISSSQLNDLNQQATLQELKVTAAMATTRSASAHHQRGLISRYTAEEARRPAIAQQLLLLDIQAQRLSTDVTLIKALGGDYRGVEP is encoded by the coding sequence ATGGACGCCGCAGCACGTTTTCTGCGCTATTCACCCCTGGCCTTCGTGATGAGCCTGCTGGCGGGGTGCGCGCTGATTCAGGACGATCCGGGAGAGGTGCCCCTCGTTAATCCGCAGCAGGCACAGCTGGCGCAGGTGATTCATCTGGCGAATAGCGGCTGGCCGGCGGCCCGCTGGTGGGAGGGGTATCACGATCCCCAGCTCAATATGCTGGTGAATCGCGCGCTGCAAAATTCGCCAACTATGCAGGCAGCGCGGCTGCGCATCGCGCAATCACAATCCACCGTCGAACTGGCGCAATCGGCAATGGGCGTACAGGCCACCGCCGTGGCGGCGCAGAACCGCCTGCGCGTTACCGATAAGTCCTTTAGCTGGCCTTACTCCTATTCCCTGCCGGTCGATAAAAACGGTCCTTGGTATACCCTCAATACCGTAGGTGTCGGCGCGACGCTGAATATTGATTTGTGGGGCGCCGATCGTGCGCGCGTCGCCGCGGCGATCGGCGAGAAGAACGCCCGCCAGGCGGAAACCGCCGGTATCGAGCTGGACCTCGCCAGCAGCGTGGCGCAGCTCTATTTCGCCATGCAGGCGACTTTCCAGAAAATCGTCCTGCTGCAGCAGTTGGAAGAGATTGCTCAGCTATCGGTACAGGCCCATGAGCGCCGCGCCCAGCGCGGCGTAGAGGATAGCGTCGATATCGCCAATGCTCAGGCAGAACGGTTGGGCGCTCAGCAGCAGGTGATTACCGCCCGCGGTACACTGATCCAGTATCGCGAAACGCTGAGGGCGCTGATCGGCGCCGATGCGCAGAGTATGCCGGCGATCCATCCGGTAGCTTTACCAGCGCTGCAAGAAACGCTGCCGGATTCGCTCTCCTTTGAGCTGCTGGCGCGCCGCCCGGATCTGCAGGCTCTGCGCGGCTATGTCACCGCCTCGATGAGCCAGGTCGATGCGGCGAAAGCGGCCTTCTACCCGCATTTTGATATCAAAGCATTCTGGGGCTATAACGCGTTGAGCGTCGGCGATCTGTTTAAGTCGTCATTCCAGCAAATCAACCTGCTGCCGGGGCTGTATCTGCCGATATTCGACGGTGGCCGCTTGAATGCCAATTTGAAGTCAGTGCGCACGGCGAGCAATATCCTGATTAAGCAGTACAACCAGGCGGTGCTCGATGCAGTACGCGATGTGGCGATAAGCTCCAGTCAGCTAAACGACCTTAATCAGCAGGCGACGCTGCAGGAACTGAAAGTCACAGCGGCGATGGCCACCACCCGCAGCGCCAGCGCCCATCACCAGCGCGGCCTGATAAGCCGCTATACGGCCGAGGAGGCCCGGCGCCCGGCGATCGCCCAGCAGTTGTTATTGTTGGATATCCAGGCGCAGCGCCTCAGCACCGATGTCACGTTGATTAAGGCCCTCGGCGGCGATTACCGCGGCGTGGAACCGTAA